A stretch of the Cetobacterium somerae ATCC BAA-474 genome encodes the following:
- a CDS encoding alpha-galactosidase yields the protein MNILVNKNNLEFHLYNNNISYILKVLEDGTLGHIYFGKKLIPRNSYEHIIQVTAAEVPVTPNCLEHRRGFCKDILPQEYPSYGNGDYREPAIVVLQENGSRVTNFIYDSYEVIEGKENLKNLPNTYVESEDEAKTLKIYLKDETIGAVLTLSYTIFRDYDVISRNAHIKNNSDEKLVLERFLSASIDFKEPNFQIVHLSGAWARERHIEITEINQNKFVIDSKRGTSSVNSNPFIALKRKETTEFSGEVYGFNLVYSGNHIEVVEKNHYNKLRVSIGINPFNFQWTLLKDDEFQSPEVIMVYSSSGMNGLSLNYHRLYRERLARGVWRDQVRPILLNNWEATYFDFNEDKILDIASKAKELGVELFVLDDGWFGARNHDKAGLGDWWSNLEKIPSGVEGLSKKVEAMGIKFGLWFEPEMVNKDSELYRNHPNWILQAPKRVNTPSRNQHTLDLGREDVRNYLYEKISKILKNSKISYIKWDMNRPMTEVWSEVLDSQNQGEVFHRYILGLYELLEKLTSEFPEILFESCASGGNRFDSGMLYYMPQAWTSDDTDAVERIKIQYGSSLCYPISSMGAHVSAVPNHQTNRMTSIKTRGNVAFFGAFGYELDLNKISDYEKEIVKKQIEFFKINRKLIQYGDFYRLISPFEDKLNDAAWMVVNRDKTEAIVAKYKILSVPNSGYESLKVKGLDENKLYSIESLQIQGKTYYGDELGNSGLIFKEPSFNDLGNIQIEGDFDSLVGDFKSCLIKLTAIQGD from the coding sequence ATGAACATATTAGTAAATAAAAATAATTTAGAGTTTCATCTATATAATAATAATATTAGTTATATACTTAAAGTTTTAGAAGATGGAACCTTGGGACATATATATTTTGGAAAGAAACTTATACCTAGAAATTCTTATGAACATATAATCCAAGTGACTGCAGCAGAAGTGCCTGTAACTCCAAATTGTTTGGAACATAGAAGAGGATTTTGTAAAGATATTTTGCCACAAGAATATCCAAGTTATGGAAATGGTGATTATAGAGAGCCCGCAATAGTTGTTTTACAAGAAAATGGAAGTAGAGTTACAAATTTTATATATGATTCGTATGAAGTTATAGAAGGTAAAGAAAATCTAAAAAATCTTCCAAATACTTACGTTGAAAGTGAAGATGAAGCTAAAACTTTAAAGATTTATTTAAAAGATGAAACGATAGGAGCAGTATTAACTTTAAGCTACACTATTTTTAGAGATTATGATGTAATTTCTAGAAATGCTCATATAAAAAATAACTCTGATGAAAAACTTGTTTTAGAAAGATTTTTAAGTGCTTCTATTGATTTTAAAGAACCAAATTTTCAAATAGTTCATTTGTCTGGAGCTTGGGCAAGAGAAAGACATATTGAAATAACAGAGATAAATCAAAATAAGTTTGTAATAGATAGTAAAAGAGGAACAAGCAGTGTAAATAGTAATCCATTTATAGCTTTAAAAAGAAAAGAGACAACTGAATTCAGTGGAGAAGTTTATGGATTTAATTTAGTTTACAGTGGAAATCACATTGAGGTTGTAGAGAAAAATCATTATAACAAATTAAGAGTATCCATTGGTATAAATCCTTTTAATTTTCAATGGACTTTATTAAAGGATGATGAGTTTCAAAGTCCAGAAGTGATAATGGTATATTCTAGTTCTGGAATGAATGGCCTAAGTTTAAATTATCACAGACTTTATAGAGAAAGATTAGCAAGAGGTGTTTGGAGAGATCAAGTTAGGCCAATTCTTTTAAACAACTGGGAAGCTACATATTTTGATTTTAATGAAGATAAAATTTTAGATATAGCTAGTAAAGCAAAAGAATTAGGTGTTGAGTTATTTGTTTTAGATGATGGCTGGTTTGGTGCAAGAAATCATGATAAAGCTGGTCTTGGTGATTGGTGGAGTAATTTAGAAAAAATTCCAAGTGGAGTGGAAGGATTATCTAAAAAAGTCGAAGCAATGGGAATTAAATTTGGACTTTGGTTTGAACCAGAAATGGTTAATAAAGATAGTGAACTTTATAGAAATCATCCAAATTGGATACTACAAGCTCCTAAAAGAGTTAATACTCCAAGTAGAAATCAACATACCTTAGATTTAGGAAGAGAAGACGTTCGTAATTATCTTTATGAAAAAATTTCTAAAATTTTAAAAAATTCTAAAATATCTTATATAAAATGGGATATGAATAGACCAATGACTGAAGTTTGGTCAGAAGTTTTAGATTCTCAAAATCAAGGAGAGGTTTTCCATAGATATATTTTAGGATTATACGAGTTGTTGGAAAAGTTAACTTCAGAATTTCCTGAAATATTATTTGAATCTTGTGCAAGTGGAGGAAATAGATTTGACTCTGGAATGCTTTATTATATGCCACAAGCATGGACAAGCGATGACACAGATGCAGTGGAAAGAATTAAAATTCAATATGGATCATCATTATGTTATCCAATATCATCTATGGGAGCTCATGTTTCAGCAGTTCCAAATCATCAAACAAATAGAATGACTTCTATAAAAACTCGTGGTAATGTAGCTTTCTTTGGTGCTTTTGGATATGAACTAGATTTAAATAAAATCTCTGATTATGAAAAAGAGATTGTAAAAAAACAAATAGAATTCTTTAAAATAAATAGAAAGTTAATTCAATATGGTGATTTCTATAGATTAATATCTCCTTTTGAAGATAAACTAAATGATGCTGCTTGGATGGTTGTAAATCGAGATAAAACAGAAGCAATTGTTGCAAAATATAAAATTCTATCGGTACCTAATTCAGGATACGAATCTTTAAAAGTTAAGGGACTAGATGAAAATAAATTATACTCTATTGAAAGTTTACAAATTCAAGGAAAGACATATTATGGTGACGAATTAGGAAATAGTGGACTTATATTTAAAGAACCATCTTTTAATGATTTAGGGAACATACAAATAGAAGGAGATTTTGATAGTTTAGTCGGAGATTTTAAGAGTTGTTTAATAAAGTTAACAGCAATTCAAGGAGATTAA
- a CDS encoding class I SAM-dependent methyltransferase: MNSILKYYEEYDEDKRLFKSNVNKLEFITTIEKLNSIIKSGDKIIELGAGTGNYSFYYNDKGHEVTALDIVPKHVEIIEQKIKEKNSEKIKTYLGSAIDLSEFSDESFDVVLCLGPMYHLTSVEDQRSCIMESRRILKKDGILAIAYINKHYILANTMLNNNYLKESFIEKTLTSGIMKSEDEGNFWVESNYFTPKEIEKLVDKIGFRKISNLATDGIGRLFSEKVNSFSEKEFDIFKNYHLASCDDESLLGYSNHGLYIVKKID; encoded by the coding sequence ATGAATAGCATTTTAAAGTATTATGAAGAGTATGATGAGGATAAAAGACTTTTTAAATCAAATGTGAATAAACTAGAGTTTATAACAACTATTGAAAAGCTTAACTCAATTATTAAGTCAGGGGATAAAATTATAGAATTAGGAGCTGGAACAGGAAATTATAGTTTTTATTATAATGACAAAGGACATGAGGTAACGGCTTTAGATATTGTTCCAAAACATGTAGAAATAATAGAACAAAAGATAAAAGAGAAAAATAGTGAAAAAATAAAAACTTATTTAGGAAGTGCTATAGATTTATCAGAATTTTCTGATGAGAGTTTCGATGTTGTTTTATGTTTAGGGCCAATGTATCATTTAACGTCAGTAGAAGATCAGAGAAGTTGTATAATGGAATCAAGACGAATTTTAAAAAAAGATGGAATTTTAGCAATAGCTTATATAAATAAGCATTATATACTCGCAAACACTATGCTAAATAATAACTATTTAAAAGAAAGTTTTATAGAAAAAACGCTTACTAGCGGGATAATGAAATCAGAGGATGAAGGTAACTTTTGGGTTGAATCAAATTACTTTACTCCAAAAGAGATAGAGAAGCTTGTAGATAAAATTGGATTTAGAAAGATATCTAATCTTGCTACAGATGGGATAGGAAGATTATTTAGTGAAAAAGTTAATAGTTTTTCAGAAAAAGAGTTTGATATATTTAAAAACTATCATTTAGCTTCATGTGATGATGAATCGTTATTGGGATATAGTAATCACGGGCTTTATATTGTTAAAAAAATTGATTAA
- a CDS encoding nitroreductase family protein, which translates to MEILDLIKKARSHRSFKNISVPMDDLMRVIEGAHFSSAGANKQFLRYVLVNDKDICSRLFKDVVWASQIEWKPTEDEAPGGYIVIFTDNPPKLPLNFIYADCGIALQNMKLIATSLGYGVNFMEPVKKDDILETLNISKEYIPLFVMPIGVPTDEVVLTVVENENMKYWRENLENHNYKHFVPKLSLDQLIIKKI; encoded by the coding sequence ATGGAAATATTAGATTTAATTAAAAAAGCTCGTTCTCACAGAAGCTTCAAAAATATTAGTGTTCCAATGGATGATTTAATGAGAGTTATTGAAGGAGCCCACTTTTCATCAGCTGGTGCTAACAAACAATTTCTAAGATATGTTTTAGTAAATGATAAAGATATATGTTCTCGGCTTTTTAAAGATGTTGTTTGGGCTAGTCAAATAGAATGGAAACCTACTGAAGATGAAGCTCCAGGGGGATATATAGTTATATTTACAGATAACCCTCCTAAATTACCACTAAATTTTATATATGCGGATTGTGGTATAGCTCTTCAAAATATGAAATTAATAGCAACATCATTAGGATATGGAGTTAACTTCATGGAGCCTGTAAAAAAAGATGATATTTTAGAAACACTAAATATTTCAAAGGAGTATATTCCACTTTTTGTAATGCCGATAGGAGTCCCTACAGATGAGGTTGTTTTAACAGTAGTTGAAAATGAAAATATGAAGTATTGGAGAGAAAATTTAGAAAATCATAATTACAAGCATTTTGTGCCTAAATTATCTCTTGATCAACTTATAATTAAGAAAATTTAA
- a CDS encoding winged helix-turn-helix transcriptional regulator yields the protein MLNYKDKNYFCQLDLGLEFIRGKWKALIICHLKEEPVRFLELQRRIHGITQKILNEQLKALEEEKIVERIVYPEVPPRVEYKLTEKGLALLPALEMIEKWAEKYLESCSIE from the coding sequence ATGTTAAATTATAAAGATAAAAACTACTTTTGCCAACTAGATTTGGGATTAGAATTTATTCGTGGAAAATGGAAAGCATTAATTATCTGTCATTTGAAAGAGGAGCCTGTTAGATTTTTAGAACTTCAGAGAAGAATTCATGGAATTACTCAAAAAATATTAAACGAACAACTTAAAGCGTTAGAAGAGGAAAAAATTGTAGAGAGAATAGTTTACCCAGAAGTTCCACCTAGAGTTGAATATAAACTTACCGAAAAGGGATTAGCTCTTTTACCAGCCTTAGAAATGATTGAAAAGTGGGCTGAAAAATATTTAGAATCTTGCTCTATTGAATAA
- a CDS encoding GNAT family N-acetyltransferase has product MIIKNISEIEAKEISLWKYLGEYSVYNYPSWETMCKQNWAITIDNVRVIEYFGLYNTLNILIGNFRLHNTGEFILVSLALNPSLCGKGLGNELMNAIKNQSKIKYPDITKIVLEVRSFNRRAIKCYQKNGFKIENIYIKDTLTGKDIFFKMVYYSA; this is encoded by the coding sequence ATGATTATAAAAAACATTTCAGAAATTGAAGCTAAAGAGATTAGTCTTTGGAAATATTTAGGAGAATATTCAGTTTATAACTATCCTTCTTGGGAGACGATGTGTAAACAAAACTGGGCTATTACAATTGATAATGTAAGAGTAATCGAATATTTTGGTTTGTACAATACTTTAAATATTTTAATTGGTAATTTTAGGCTTCATAATACGGGAGAATTTATTTTGGTGAGTTTAGCTTTAAATCCATCTTTGTGTGGTAAAGGTTTAGGAAATGAATTGATGAATGCGATTAAAAATCAAAGTAAAATTAAATATCCAGATATAACAAAAATTGTATTAGAGGTTCGTTCATTTAATAGAAGAGCTATTAAGTGTTATCAAAAAAATGGATTTAAAATTGAAAATATTTATATAAAAGATACTTTAACTGGAAAAGATATTTTCTTCAAGATGGTTTATTATTCTGCATAA
- a CDS encoding sensor histidine kinase: MKSRFEQRVIKLSILITSPLLILLIGIITYTEINNETSKVKRSLSEVALEISNTKFVKDSIINGNFNLQKYAEIFVDNNQDVDIVVIADKNKRRFSHLDTSKIGEIFGTKDSEEVFKNKKGYFIITKGSQGLTYRRFEPIIRNKEIIGFVMVGKLFNIFRHTIFLILLKILLLAFVSSSFIFISSRVFAKKIKKEMLNLEPEEITNLYVNTKSLVQQQAAIIDNIHEGVVVLNSSLEIININKKVFEILHEFDIQLFIKRFYDIFYEKKNVYFKEIKIGHEKVFVSIIHLLEDENHLGVIITFYKHLEIINLAKELTSINNVITGFRENNHEFKNQLQVISGLIQLKKYDLVQEYMKNLENSSMKILTEIANISDYYILGILIGKFSVIKEKGINFTIDQDSILFKEHGFITSLDIITIVSNLLENAIEALEKIKIDDKKIELLLLEDNDSIQITVFDNGLKVDPNIKNKMFERYVSSKGTNRGIGLALVKSKIELYNGQFLLEEVDYGKYFTIILNKENKDV; this comes from the coding sequence ATGAAAAGCCGTTTTGAGCAAAGAGTTATTAAATTATCTATTTTAATAACCTCTCCTTTGCTAATATTACTTATAGGAATAATAACTTATACAGAGATTAATAATGAAACTAGCAAAGTAAAAAGAAGTTTAAGTGAAGTAGCTCTTGAAATTTCCAATACTAAATTTGTAAAAGATTCTATAATTAATGGAAATTTTAATCTACAAAAATATGCAGAGATATTTGTTGATAATAATCAAGATGTTGATATTGTAGTTATAGCTGATAAAAATAAACGTCGTTTTAGTCATCTTGATACAAGTAAAATTGGAGAAATATTTGGAACTAAAGATAGTGAAGAGGTTTTTAAAAATAAAAAGGGATACTTTATAATAACTAAAGGATCTCAAGGTTTAACATATAGAAGATTTGAACCTATAATTAGAAATAAAGAAATCATAGGTTTTGTCATGGTTGGAAAGCTCTTTAATATTTTTAGACATACTATTTTTCTTATTTTATTAAAGATTTTACTTCTTGCTTTTGTAAGCTCTAGTTTTATTTTTATAAGTTCTAGAGTTTTTGCAAAAAAAATAAAAAAAGAGATGCTTAACTTAGAGCCTGAAGAGATTACAAATCTTTATGTAAATACGAAAAGTCTTGTACAACAACAAGCCGCTATTATTGACAATATTCATGAAGGAGTGGTTGTTTTAAATTCATCTTTAGAGATAATAAATATCAATAAAAAAGTTTTTGAAATTCTTCATGAGTTTGATATTCAGCTTTTTATAAAAAGATTTTATGACATTTTCTATGAGAAAAAAAATGTTTATTTCAAAGAGATAAAAATAGGTCATGAAAAAGTTTTTGTTAGTATAATACATCTTTTAGAGGATGAAAATCACTTAGGAGTTATTATAACCTTCTATAAACATCTAGAAATTATAAATTTAGCAAAAGAACTCACAAGTATAAATAATGTAATTACTGGATTTAGAGAAAATAACCATGAATTTAAAAATCAACTTCAAGTTATTTCTGGATTAATCCAATTAAAAAAATATGACTTAGTTCAAGAATATATGAAAAATTTAGAGAATAGTAGCATGAAGATATTAACTGAAATTGCTAATATTTCTGATTATTATATATTAGGAATTTTAATCGGAAAGTTTAGTGTTATAAAAGAAAAAGGTATCAATTTTACAATTGATCAAGATTCTATTTTATTTAAAGAGCACGGTTTCATTACCTCACTTGATATTATAACTATTGTATCTAATCTTTTAGAAAATGCAATTGAAGCTTTGGAGAAAATTAAAATTGATGATAAAAAAATTGAGCTTCTTTTATTAGAAGACAATGATTCTATTCAAATTACAGTTTTTGATAATGGTTTAAAAGTTGATCCTAATATAAAAAATAAAATGTTTGAAAGATATGTTTCTTCTAAAGGAACAAATCGAGGTATTGGATTAGCTCTTGTAAAATCTAAAATTGAACTTTATAATGGACAGTTTCTTTTAGAAGAGGTTGATTATGGAAAATATTTTACAATCATATTGAATAAGGAGAATAAAGATGTATAA
- a CDS encoding SemiSWEET transporter, translating into MENIIDTIGYCAALLTTLSFLPQAIKTIKTKDTSGISLIMYSMFTLGVFGWLVYGFIKNDIPLIMANLVTLSLAGIILRLKIKYK; encoded by the coding sequence ATGGAAAATATTATAGATACAATTGGATATTGTGCTGCACTTTTAACAACATTATCATTTTTACCACAAGCTATAAAAACTATAAAGACAAAGGATACAAGTGGAATTTCTTTAATAATGTATTCTATGTTTACTCTTGGAGTTTTTGGTTGGTTAGTATATGGTTTTATTAAAAATGATATACCTCTTATTATGGCAAATTTAGTTACATTATCTTTAGCAGGAATTATTTTAAGGCTTAAAATAAAATATAAATAA
- a CDS encoding response regulator: MYKVLIVEDDPMVASINSIFLEKYSNLEVVNIAKNEEEVFEILEKNFVDLILCDVYLEESNGIEILKKIRSKGILTDIIFITALNESNKIKEAVAFGAIDFLIKPYNQARLDTAIGKFLKKNELLIKTTMDQEECDEYFSFDSTQTEFPKGINEKTLEKIELFLSENRKKWWNANKLSEELNISTVTLNKYLKYLVSINKLTVNTSYGEVGRPENFYKYHN; encoded by the coding sequence ATGTATAAAGTATTAATTGTTGAAGATGATCCTATGGTTGCATCTATAAATAGTATTTTTTTAGAGAAATATAGTAACTTAGAAGTTGTTAACATAGCAAAGAACGAAGAGGAAGTTTTTGAAATTCTTGAAAAAAATTTTGTAGATTTGATTTTATGTGATGTTTATTTAGAGGAAAGTAATGGGATTGAGATTTTAAAAAAAATTAGATCTAAAGGAATCTTAACAGATATTATTTTTATTACAGCTTTAAACGAATCTAATAAAATCAAAGAAGCTGTTGCTTTTGGAGCTATAGATTTTTTAATTAAACCGTATAATCAAGCTAGATTAGATACAGCTATTGGTAAGTTTTTAAAGAAAAATGAGCTACTTATAAAAACTACTATGGATCAAGAAGAGTGTGATGAATATTTCTCTTTTGACTCCACTCAAACAGAATTTCCAAAAGGAATAAATGAAAAAACTTTAGAAAAAATCGAGTTATTTTTAAGTGAAAACAGAAAAAAATGGTGGAATGCTAATAAACTTTCTGAAGAGCTTAATATAAGTACTGTAACTCTAAATAAATATCTAAAATATTTGGTTTCTATAAATAAACTAACTGTTAACACATCTTATGGTGAAGTTGGAAGACCTGAAAATTTTTATAAATATCATAATTAA
- a CDS encoding S66 family peptidase, protein MKKMTIGIFAPSSPAHILFASKYKYAKSRLLELGFNVKEGNLIQNKNFQGYRTASGKERANELMNLILDEDIDILMPVIGGYNSASLLPYLDFDKIKNTKKILCGYSDITALQMAFLEKTNFSIIYGASLIPTFGEYHSKNIFGESSFFQALIEKSYDLIPPEKWSNQLLNALTEEWKNERLYEKNDGWKILNEGEGRGRVIVANIETFVTLFGSDFIPDLKNCILVLEDEDATITLEERSLNALKLYKIFDNLKGLIFSKPEIYNNKNSGLKYEELIDEIVGKRDYPIIYNFDCGHTIPSICIPQNGIMNLVAKNGEIKIKIEK, encoded by the coding sequence ATGAAAAAAATGACAATAGGAATTTTTGCTCCATCAAGTCCTGCTCATATTTTATTTGCATCAAAATATAAATATGCTAAATCTAGGTTATTAGAACTGGGATTTAATGTAAAAGAGGGAAATTTAATTCAAAATAAAAACTTTCAAGGATATCGAACTGCCTCTGGAAAAGAGAGAGCTAATGAATTAATGAATTTAATTTTAGATGAAGATATTGATATTTTAATGCCTGTTATTGGAGGTTATAATAGTGCTAGTTTACTTCCATACTTAGATTTTGACAAAATAAAAAATACTAAAAAAATTCTTTGTGGATATAGTGATATAACAGCTCTTCAAATGGCATTTTTAGAGAAAACAAATTTTTCTATTATATATGGAGCATCACTAATCCCAACTTTTGGTGAATATCATTCTAAAAATATATTTGGGGAAAGTAGTTTTTTTCAGGCTTTAATTGAAAAAAGTTATGATTTGATACCTCCTGAAAAATGGTCCAATCAACTTTTAAATGCTTTAACTGAAGAATGGAAAAATGAGAGGTTATATGAAAAAAATGATGGTTGGAAGATTTTAAATGAAGGGGAAGGAAGAGGAAGAGTTATCGTTGCAAATATAGAAACGTTTGTTACACTTTTTGGCAGTGATTTTATTCCCGATTTAAAAAATTGTATTCTGGTTTTAGAGGATGAAGATGCTACTATAACTTTAGAAGAGAGAAGTCTAAATGCTTTAAAACTTTATAAAATTTTTGATAATTTAAAAGGTTTAATTTTTAGTAAACCAGAAATATACAACAATAAAAATTCAGGTTTGAAATATGAGGAGCTTATAGATGAGATTGTTGGTAAAAGAGACTATCCTATAATTTATAATTTTGATTGCGGACATACAATTCCTAGTATATGTATCCCTCAAAATGGTATAATGAATTTAGTAGCAAAAAATGGCGAGATTAAGATTAAAATAGAAAAGTAG
- a CDS encoding solute:sodium symporter family transporter: MLMFLSFIFFTALVAVITYYKTKGETLDTNDGYFLGGRSLTAGFIAGSLMLTNLSPANFAGMSAQSYTHNMSVMGWEVGSGITLVLVAMFLVPRYLKGGLTTIPEFLEDRFDPGVKKFVTYLFLISYVLNGLPPTLYAGALVMSQLFDISGILGVSYGTGIWITVWAIGVIGAIYAIFGGLKAVAFSDTLNGIGLIIGGLSVPYFGFKYIGDGSVLKGIGDLVVAHPEKFDAIGSSSDPVPFTTLFTGMLLVNLYYWGTDQGIIQRALGAKNLKEGQKGVMLAGLLKIFTPLIVIVPGIIAFHMYGENYAAPDLVYSHLIKDLMPKYFVGFFAAVMFGAVLSTYNSVLNSASTLFCLNVYKPVFGKNKTDAEIVSKGKVFGSIIALISMLIAPMIMNAPQGLFQYLQIVNGFFNVPIFTIIFIGYMTKYVPAIAAKVSLVFFVSSYAVLQLIIKPELHFLHQLTILFIISCGIMLVIGKIKPRETPYVLVNKNVVEITPWEYQYEAGVIIIAVMLSFYVIFSKLGLASLNFQGLQKGLGLLWTITALLVISIRKYRQKSKIEKRAEA, from the coding sequence ATGTTAATGTTTTTATCTTTTATTTTTTTTACTGCTTTAGTTGCAGTTATAACTTACTATAAAACTAAAGGAGAAACTCTAGATACTAACGATGGTTATTTTTTAGGAGGAAGAAGTTTGACAGCAGGATTTATAGCAGGGTCGTTAATGCTAACTAACTTAAGTCCAGCAAATTTTGCAGGTATGAGTGCACAGTCTTATACACATAATATGTCAGTTATGGGATGGGAAGTTGGATCTGGAATTACTCTAGTATTAGTTGCTATGTTTTTAGTTCCAAGATATTTAAAAGGAGGATTAACTACAATTCCTGAATTTTTAGAGGATCGTTTTGATCCAGGAGTTAAAAAGTTTGTAACATATTTATTTTTAATTAGTTATGTTTTAAATGGATTACCACCTACACTTTATGCAGGAGCTTTGGTAATGAGTCAACTTTTTGATATTTCAGGAATTTTGGGTGTTTCTTATGGTACTGGAATCTGGATAACAGTATGGGCAATAGGAGTTATTGGTGCAATCTACGCTATTTTTGGAGGATTGAAAGCAGTTGCCTTTTCAGATACTCTAAATGGAATTGGACTTATAATTGGGGGATTATCTGTTCCATATTTTGGATTTAAATATATTGGAGATGGTTCTGTTTTAAAAGGAATAGGAGATTTAGTTGTAGCTCATCCAGAAAAATTTGATGCTATTGGATCTAGTTCCGATCCAGTTCCATTTACAACTCTTTTTACAGGTATGCTTTTAGTTAATCTTTACTATTGGGGAACTGATCAAGGAATTATTCAAAGAGCATTGGGTGCTAAAAATTTAAAAGAGGGACAAAAGGGAGTTATGTTAGCAGGATTATTAAAAATTTTTACACCACTTATAGTAATCGTTCCAGGCATTATAGCTTTCCATATGTATGGAGAAAATTATGCAGCACCTGATTTAGTTTACTCTCATTTGATAAAAGATTTAATGCCTAAATATTTTGTAGGATTTTTTGCAGCAGTTATGTTTGGAGCAGTTTTAAGTACTTATAATAGTGTTTTAAACAGTGCATCTACATTATTTTGTTTAAATGTTTATAAACCAGTTTTTGGGAAAAATAAAACAGATGCTGAAATAGTGTCAAAAGGAAAAGTATTTGGAAGTATTATTGCGTTAATTTCTATGTTAATAGCTCCGATGATTATGAATGCACCTCAAGGGTTATTTCAATATTTACAAATTGTTAACGGATTCTTTAATGTACCAATCTTTACAATTATATTTATCGGTTATATGACAAAATATGTTCCTGCAATAGCAGCAAAAGTATCATTAGTATTTTTCGTATCATCGTACGCGGTATTACAGCTTATAATAAAACCTGAATTACATTTCTTACATCAATTAACAATATTATTTATTATAAGTTGTGGGATTATGTTAGTTATTGGAAAAATAAAACCAAGAGAGACTCCATATGTTTTAGTAAATAAAAATGTAGTAGAAATTACACCTTGGGAATATCAATATGAAGCTGGAGTAATAATAATAGCTGTAATGTTATCATTTTATGTAATTTTTTCAAAACTTGGATTAGCAAGTTTAAATTTTCAAGGATTACAAAAAGGTTTAGGTTTATTATGGACTATTACAGCATTATTAGTTATATCTATTAGAAAATATAGACAAAAATCAAAAATAGAAAAAAGAGCAGAAGCTTAG
- a CDS encoding Fic family protein, translating to MIEKNIFDAINQKKLKLDELRPLSEETVKSLRESVLLEWTYNSNAIEGNILTLLETKVVLEGITVGGKSLREHLEVVNHKEAILYLEDIIRNKEPFSEWQIKNIHHLVLKGINDKYAGNYRDQQVMISGAQHLPPAPFLLKEKMNEFIEWYSTKAQELHPVERAAMVHIIFVGIHPFVDVNGRTSRLLLNLELMKNGYPPIVIKNANRLEYYSALDKAHTTGENFDFVSLVVKETNDMLDRYISLCNNNF from the coding sequence ATGATTGAAAAAAATATTTTTGATGCGATTAATCAAAAAAAATTAAAATTAGATGAATTAAGACCATTGTCAGAAGAGACAGTAAAAAGTTTAAGAGAAAGTGTTTTATTAGAATGGACATATAATTCTAACGCTATAGAGGGAAATATATTGACTCTACTTGAAACAAAAGTGGTTTTAGAGGGGATAACAGTTGGTGGAAAAAGTTTAAGAGAACATTTAGAGGTTGTAAATCATAAAGAGGCAATCTTGTATTTAGAAGATATTATAAGAAATAAAGAGCCATTTAGTGAGTGGCAAATAAAAAATATTCACCATTTAGTTTTAAAAGGTATTAATGATAAGTATGCAGGGAATTATAGAGATCAGCAAGTGATGATTTCAGGAGCTCAACATCTCCCACCAGCACCATTTTTATTAAAAGAAAAAATGAATGAATTTATAGAGTGGTATTCTACAAAAGCACAAGAGTTGCATCCAGTAGAAAGGGCTGCAATGGTTCATATTATATTTGTAGGGATACATCCATTTGTTGATGTAAATGGAAGAACATCTAGATTACTTTTAAATCTGGAATTAATGAAAAATGGCTATCCTCCAATAGTTATAAAAAATGCAAACAGATTAGAGTATTATTCAGCTCTAGATAAAGCACATACGACAGGAGAAAATTTTGATTTTGTCTCTTTAGTTGTGAAAGAAACAAATGACATGTTAGATCGTTATATATCTCTTTGCAATAATAATTTTTAG